The Meles meles chromosome 12, mMelMel3.1 paternal haplotype, whole genome shotgun sequence genome includes a window with the following:
- the LOC123954470 gene encoding RIMS-binding protein 3A-like, producing the protein MTKDSPSPSGGGRATPKKPGSPGPSAVVLEEQRRELEKLRAELETERARGRAERQRFASQARQLREAAERERQQLVDHLRSKWEAQRGRELRQLQEDVLREREAEIRQLLRWKEAEMRQLRQLLHRERDGVMRQARELQRQLAEELVNRGYCGRAGAPEVAAARCRCRLQEVLAQLRWETDGEQASRIRHLQAALDVERQLFLKYILEHFRWHPALPGSPDPQAVHSSEGPPGDTAADSRGPPKSMCRLESLNADSLTGGVRLRSRSLDVVRAGLSNSSNSLLHTRASSLDSLPPARSRSLDSTLGCPKAPESEERASSPDASVLGSPSPPTPPPPPPPQPPPPPPPSEYRRPSDPPEDPGSQPCEALTPSSPGLDYQELVKQNLELSKALRALARRCSGLREENTQLRRSGFQDKSDEKVKRLKVKHARLTGLARRLEDRARKLQETNLRAVSAPVLGDSRAGLELCQAFSRQRARDLSEQASALLAKDKQIEELRQECHLLQARVASGFGSVLHPGGGAAQAQAQWLDISELDRLQRESQREVLRLQRQLTRQQAPGSARVEADGQGAPSEEVRRQVQALELELGARRRECEELSAQAAAARRRGDEAEAQLQAALREGAWLTQENARLQAQADWTRKVAAENDDVRGQLDRACQERDAAGMLAEQLLQQAARGQDRQQQLQHDLRKALHDLQAAREEMLALQCQLGHSPPEPQEAAQAPESQVRDPGRTKFQPEPPDQASSQPSRDKRENQEASRPGSPVAIGEPASAPQVPDRVLASRPLDSRHQAKKTSSQSNSSSEVESVWATVPSCPTLDMDTASEMEDLEPDSMSSTLEEAHLPPKLKIFLARYSYNPFKGPNEHPESELPLTAGDYVYIFGDMDEDGFYEGELEDGRRGLVPSNLVEQIPDSDILDCLPLKSPDFGPTRLPPGQSKGLTEDTGHSFLPGKAQGSMDKGLCLMVGVAPNTEGAAEIADAKRENSWLGALQCMKEKGFSRPFLGATGALCMAPMQLHLQSVAATSAKITWVYGSSSHLHMVYLNGQEHALTPAGVSGYTFHGLLPGKRYRARVEVRLPWDSLQVHWETSSSTITFKTPLAGPPDPPLDVLVERHASPGLLMVSWLPVTIDSAGSSNGVQVTGYAVYADGLKVAEVADATAGSTLLEYSQLQQPLLCQSVSVRTMSLCGESLDSVPAQIPHDCFTCHQLPETSSFSHPCGDPSTCTVTVPVCSQRLTLAPLSATASPHAPGSCGESQAEFLEAFSEEPPRRQSPMPNLDPERECASAGCSRQAQGPPETQEVCRKDLLFQQSSPNHRPPLPGGQLRGEDCYCRMGPRQSPASGVIHLFPERGLNKELYQEKTALEKVLRQKQDTQVLVPPRLDASQPYVSDFHNILQEEEAVCFSPWGMRRREQRKEFRTQNGRGQALGGKRMCQLQEPSPALCPAPSSKVMKMPRGGPSPLGTRGDTLVRVFVALFDYNPLVMSANPEVAEEELAFQKGQLLKVWGSQDPCGFYHGECNGQVGTIPGHLVAEVKVGTEQTDGKWHLPVQGYLPPMAPFDDFGGLTSPQGSFPMPQGNPRMSSLWAPTTMMAALDYDPKDGRAGGQVKDKLSLRAGDVVTVYGPVDDKGFYYGESGGHRGLVPAHLLDHLSLHGE; encoded by the coding sequence ATGACCAAAGACTCGCCCAGCCCTTCGGGCGGCGGCCGCGCGACACCGAAGAAGCCGGGTAGTCCGGGTCCGTCGGCGGTGGTGCTGGAGGAGCAAAGGCGGGAGCTGGAGAAGCTGCGGGCCGAGCTGGAGACCGAGCGGGCGCGCGGGCGGGCGGAGAGGCAGCGCTTCGCGTCCCAGGCGCGCCAGCTGCGGGAGGCGGCCGAGCGGGAGCGGCAGCAGCTGGTCGACCATCTGCGCTCCAAGTGGGAGGCTCAGCGCGGCCGGGAGTTGCGGCAGCTGCAGGAGGACGTGCTGCGGGAGCGTGAGGCCGAGATCCGGCAGCTGCTGCGCTGGAAGGAGGCCGAGATGCGGCAGCTGCGGCAGCTGCTGCACCGCGAGCGCGACGGCGTCATGCGCCAGGCCCGGGAGCTGCAGCGTCAGCTGGCCGAGGAGTTGGTGAACCGGGGCTACTGCGGCCGCGCGGGGGCGCCCGAGGTCGCCGCTGCTCGGTGCCGATGTCGCCTGCAGGAAGTGCTGGCGCAGCTTCGCTGGGAAACCGACGGCGAGCAGGCTTCGCGCATCCGACACCTGCAGGCGGCGCTCGACGTGGAGCGCCAGCTCTTCCTCAAGTACATCCTGGAGCACTTCCGCTGGCATCCCGCTTTGCCCGGCTCCCCCGACCCCCAAGCCGTGCATTCTTCGGAAGGGCCGCCGGGCGATACCGCCGCCGACTCCCGCGGGCCCCCAAAGTCCATGTGTAGACTCGAATCCCTGAATGCTGACAGCCTGACCGGGGGCGTCCGCCTGCGCTCCCGCTCCCTAGACGTGGTGCGGGCCGGGCTCTCCAACTCCTCAAACAGCCTGCTCCACACGCGCGCCAGCTCTCTCGATTCCTTGCCACCAGCGCGTTCCCGCTCGCTCGACAGCACCCTCGGTTGCCCCAAGGCCCCCGAATCCGAGGAGCGGGCCTCCTCGCCTGACGCCTCTGTCTTAGGCTCCCCGAGTCCCCCtacgccgccgccgccgccgccaccgcaaCCGCCTCCACCACCACCGCCATCGGAGTACCGAAGACCTAGCGATCCTCCAGAAGACCCCGGGAGCCAGCCCTGCGAAGCCCTGACCCCTTCTTCGCCGGGTCTGGACTATCAGGAGCTGGTGAAGCAGAACTTGGAACTGTCCAAGGCGTTGCGCGCGCTAGCGCGCCGCTGCTCTGGCCTGCGGGAGGAGAACACGCAGCTGCGGCGCTCAGGCTTCCAGGACAAGTCCGACGAGAAGGTGAAGCGGCTCAAGGTGAAGCACGCGAGGCTTACAGGCCTCGCGCGGCGCCTGGAGGACCGAGCCCGAAAGCTACAAGAAACCAACCTGCGGGCTGTGAGCGCGCCTGTGCTGGGCGACAGCCGCGCCGGTCTGGAGCTATGCCAGGCCTTTTCCCGCCAGCGCGCCCGGGACTTGTCCGAGCAGGCGAGCGCGCTGCTGGCCAAGGACAAGCAGATCGAAGAGCTGAGGCAGGAGTGCCACTTGCTGCAGGCGCGCGTCGCCTCGGGCTTCGGCAGCGTCCTGCACCCTGGTGGGGGTGCCGCCCAAGCCCAAGCCCAGTGGCTCGACATCAGCGAGTTGGACCGGCTGCAGCGCGAGTCCCAGCGGGAGGTGCTGCGCCTGCAGAGACAGTTGACACGCCAGCAGGCCCCCGGCAGCGCCCGAGTAGAGGCGGACGGCCAGGGCGCACCCAGTGAGGAGGTGCGGCGCCAGGTGCAGGCCCTGGAGCTCGAGCTGGGCGCGCGGCGGCGGGAGTGCGAGGAGCTGAGCGCCCAGGCAGCTGCGGCGCGGCGGCGCGGCGACGAGGCTGAGGCGCAGCTGCAGGCGGCGCTACGCGAGGGAGCCTGGCTGACCCAGGAGAATGCGCGGTTACAGGCCCAGGCCGACTGGACGCGGAAGGTGGCAGCCGAGAACGACGACGTGCGCGGGCAGCTGGACCGCGCGTGCCAGGAGCGCGATGCCGCCGGCATGCTGGCAGAGCAGCTGCTTCAGCAGGCGGCGCGCGGGCAGGACCGGCAGCAACAGCTGCAGCACGACCTGCGGAAGGCCTTGCACGATCTCCAGGCTGCTCGGGAGGAGATGCTAGCGCTTCAGTGTCAGCTTGGTCACTCTCCTCCTGAACCCCAGGAGGCCGCCCAAGCCCCCGAGTCTCAAGTTAGGGACCCTGGAAGGACCAAGTTCCAGCCGGAGCCTCCAGACCAAGCATCTTCACAGCCCAGCAGAGACAAACGGGAGAATCAAGAAGCTTCTCGGCCAGGAAGTCCAGTTGCCATCGGGGAGCCAGCCAGTGCCCCTCAGGTGCCTGACAGAGTCCTAGCCAGTCGGCCTCTGGACTCCAGGCACCAGGCCAAGAAGACTAGCTCCCAGTCGAACTCTTCGTCTGAGGTAGAGTCCGTGTGGGCCACAGTGCCTTCTTGTCCTACTCTGGATATGGACACAGCCAGCGAGATGGAGGATCTGGAGCCTGACAGTATGTCTTCCACCTTGGAAGAGGCCCACCTGCCCCCCAAGCTCAAGATCTTCCTGGCTCGGTACAGCTATAATCCTTTTAAGGGCCCTAATGAGCACCCTGAGAGTGAGCTACCCCTTACAGCTGGGGATTATGTCTATATCTTTGGAGACATGGATGAAGATGGCTTTTATGAAGGGGAGCTTGAGGACGGCCGACGAGGGCTGGTGCCGTCCAACCTGGTGGAGCAGATTCCAGACAGTGACATCCTGGACTGCCTGCCCCTCAAATCCCCTGACTTTGGCCCCACTCGGCTCCCACCTGGACAGAGCAAAGGTTTGACGGAAGACACTGGTCACAGCTTCTTGCCTGGGAAAGCGCAGGGGTCTATGGACAAGGGGCTGTGCCTGATGGTGGGGGTAGCCCCCAACACAGAGGGGGCAGCAGAGATCGCAGATGCCAAGAGAGAAAACAGCTGGCTGGGTGCGCTGCAGTGTATGAAAGAGAAGGGCTTCTCCAGACCCTTTCTAGGGGCCACAGGGGCTCTGTGCATGGCCCCCATGCAACTCCACCTGCAAAGCGTTGCAGCAACATCGGCCAAGATCACCTGGGTCTACGGCAGCAGCAGCCACCTCCACATGGTGTATCTCAATGGCCAAGAGCACGCCCTGACCCCAGCAGGCGTGAGCGGCTATACCTTCCACGGCCTGCTGCCTGGCAAGCGGTACCGGGCACGGGTGGAGGTGCGGCTGCCATGGGACTCGCTGCAGGTGCACTGGGAGACATCGTCCTCTACCATCACCTTCAAAACGCCCCTGGCGGGACCCCCTGACCCACCTCTGGATGTGCTGGTGGAGCGCCACGCCTCCCCAGGCCTCCTGATGGTCAGCTGGCTCCCTGTAACCATTGACTCTGCTGGGTCATCCAATGGAGTCCAGGTCACCGGCTATGCCGTCTATGCTGATGGGCTCAAGGTTGCAGAGGTCGCCGATGCCACCGCTGGGAGCACCCTGTTGGAATATTCCCAGCTCCAGCAGCCCCTGCTGTGCCAGAGTGTGTCTGTGAGAACCATGTCGCTTTGTGGTGAGTCCCTGGATTCAGTGCCAGCCCAGATCCCTCATGACTGTTTCACCTGCCACCAGTTGCCAGAGACTTCTTCCTTTAGCCACCCCTGTGGTGACCCATCTACCTGCACAGTCACCGTCCCTGTCTGTTCTCAGAGGCTGACCCTCGCTCCCCTGAGTGCCACAGCCAGCCCTCACGCTCCTGGAAGCTGCGGGGAGTCCCAGGCTGAGTTTCTAGAAGCCTTCTCTGAAGAACCCCCAAGGAGGCAGTCTCCGATGCCCAACCTGGATCCAGAAAGAGAATGTGCCAGTGCAGGGTGCAGCCGCCAAGCCCAGGGGCCTCCAGAGACCCAGGAGGTCTGCAGAAAGGACCTGCTCTTCCAGCAGAGCTCCCCGAACCACAGACCCCCTCTGCCCGGTGGCCAGTTGAGGGGAGAAGACTGCTATTGTCGCATGGGCCCTAGACAGAGCCCTGCTTCGGGAGTCATCCATCTTTTCCCAGAGCGTGGGCTCAACAAAGAACTGTATCAGGAAAAGACTGCCCTTGAGAAGGTCCTTAGGCAAAAGCAAGATACCCAAGTGCTCGTCCCTCCCCGGCTGGATGCCAGCCAACCGTATGTGTCTGACTTCCATAACATTCTGCAGGAGGAGGAGGCCGTGTGCTTCAGTCCCTGGGGCATGAGGAGGCGAGAGCAGAGAAAGGAGTTTAGGACCCAGAATGGGAGAGGTCAGGCTCTGGGGGGCAAGAGAATGTGCCAGCTCCAGGAGCCCAGCCCAGCACTTTGTCCAGCTCCATCCAGCAAAGTCATGAAGATGCCCAGGGGTGGCCCCTCCCCACTGGGGACCCGGGGGGACACTCTGGTCAGGGTCTTTGTGGCCCTCTTTGATTACAACCCCCTGGTGATGTCTGCCAACCCCGAGGTCGCAGAGGAGGAGCTGGCCTTCCAGAAAGGGCAGTTGCTGAAAGTGTGGGGATCTCAGGACCCCTGCGGCTTCTACCATGGCGAGTGTAATGGGCAAGTGGGCACCATACCTGGGCACCTGGTGGCTGAGGTGAAGGTGGGCACAGAGCAGACTGATGGCAAGTGGCATTTGCCAGTGCAAGGGTACCTTCCCCCTATGGCCCCCTTCGACGACTTTGGGGGACTCACCAGCCCCCAGGGCTCCTTTCCTATGCCCCAAGGGAACCCCAGGATGTCATCACTGTGGGCCCCAACAACCATGATGGCAGCTTTGGACTATGACCCCAAGGATGGGCGAGCAGGGGGCCAGGTGAAGGACAAGCTGTCACTGAGGGCAGGGGATGTGGTCACAGTCTACGGGCCTGTGGATGACAAGGGATTCTATTATGGGGAGTCAGGTGGTCACAGGGGCCTGGTCCCAGCCCACCTGCTGGATCACCTTTCCCTCCATGGGGAGTGA